tgtcataaaaagaCTGATACACTGGTATCGGCAAACACATAAatgcacaaaattttttaatcccaTTAATTCCTATACCGAGTAATCTCATTGTAAATACCATTCGGCGATTTATGTCGTAAGCGTGATTGTTTATAAGTGGGCTagagttaatatattttggcACGCACTTTTCACAAATAACAGCAATTTTGAAACCTAGACCGCGACAACTGGATTCTTCAAACTTGATGTTCGAGCCACACGTTTTGCAAACAATTAATTGCGAAATGCTTGTAAAAACggtaacaaaattaatgaaacaatacCCAAAAGTTTTGTTCACGTGTATCTCGTAATCGTCCGTACTCGTTTTCAGTTTTTTCGCCGACGTGCTCACACTTTCAGTTTCGCCTTCTAAAGAATACCTATTTAAAGGTTGCCTTCTCTTTATTGAACTTCGACTTGCACGTGAAGTACTTGCTCTACTCCCTttcttatttgcatatattctctttttcgGCATTATTACAACAATGTTACGACGTTTCAATGCAATTCGAAAAGCCGAAGCCGGTGGTATAACAGAAACTGTTTGCAGTAAACAAACAATTCCGGCatgaaataaagttttttgtttaaatgatCGCAAGCGACATCTATAATACTATATTCAGGGCTGGGCAAAcacatttgaaatacaaaatacaaaatactaactattttagtatttattgcaaaatatctttaatttttttatttaaaatacaaaatttttgtattttaaatcgaaaattaaaaattaaaagtattttgtattttataatttaaataccaAGATTGTGTTAGcattgtacattttgtatttcaaatattttattgtatttgaaatacaatttgaaatacattttgccCAGCCCtgattatattaaactatacaAAACCCTCAACTACTCGACATTTGAAGTAGAAAGGCAGAATACTCGGAGAGCGCTCCGAGGCTCTCTCCGCGCGCTATGGCGCTGCGTACAAACATGACTATTTCGTACATGAAAGAGTTCCAgatcgaataaaattatattctgtaCATTCCAATCATATCATTtaagccaaaaaaaaaatttgaatttttttgacCCTCAAAGGTGTTATAACCCCTTAACCCCGCTTGTTCAAAATGAGGACGGATCAATTTCTCTTGATTCTTCCCAGCAATAGCAGCATGCGTTATTTTCCGCACAATGCAACCACTTCCTTCACCACAGAATTACCTCAACCTATACACTTACACGGCGAATGGGAAGTCGCGCTTAACGAGATCCAATTTCCCActacttttttacacataaaccacgttgaaaatgtcattagattcgtcgatattgaaaatggacACGAGACGAGGAAAAACGGGGCGCCGTTAACGTCGACGGAAGGCGTAATACCGAatggtatttacaaaaatatcgaggaaCTTATCTCCGCTATTAATTCGGCTTGCAAAGATGCGAATtcgcatattaatttgaaactaGAAGACGCTAGCGGCGGTAAAATCTTGTTCAACATTACATGCGatgaaaattaatgcaatCTGATTCATCATATGAACGTTTCCGATAATCTTCTACGAATACTTGGCTGCGGCGGGGCCATACCAACGCCTAGCAATCGCCTACAAATCGCACATTATACCACGCTCACTGCGACTAAACCTaattccaaagatatttttacagcgcCTTTTATTAAACTCGGGTTTAAAACGGAACAAGGAGTGCGCGCTGGAAGTTTCTATACCGTCGAACCGCACGGATTGCTGCGCGGTATTCCCGAtaaactttttgtttattgCGATATTTGCGAATCTTATATAACCGGCGATGTGCAAACTCCACTTCTTCGAATAGTACCGGTCGAGCTGCAACATTACGGACATTATTACGCGTACGGCGCGAATCAAGTGAAACATTTCTCCGTCCCGCATTATATCCCATTACGACAAACGTATTTCCGCAggattgaaatagatataaaagatcaatTCGAAAAAAGAATACCATTTCAATCGGGAACGCTAACGGTGACGTTGCACTTTAGACGTttccagtaaaaaaaaaatcagtcggAAAAGCCGCTCGCTATGGCTAGACCGGAGGACCACGAATATTACGATAGCGGAGGTAGGAGCGGAGGAATCACGAGGGTTTTTGTCGGAGCACCCTATCAACGAGGACACGGAATCGGTAGTTTTCTCGGAGGATTATTCAGGAGAGTGCTTCCTTATCTGAGTAAAGGTGTACGAGCGGTTGGTAAAAAAGCTTTACGAGCCGGCGTTAACGTGATGGAGGATGTCGAAAATAATACGCCGTTCAAGGAAGCGGTCAAATCTCGTCTCAAGGAATCGAGCGGAAATCTCAAAAGAAAagccaaagaaaaaataactagctTGATGAAGGGAACAGGTTATAAAGTATCCGCAAAAACAGCTGCGCTTCAGTTTCCTTTCTTCAGTCACGTAAGACGCAACGTTGTTTCTAAGCGCCGTCGTCGTCAgacgaacaaaaagaaatcgtcGAAAAATAGCAACGCGCGAAGAAAAATCACGAACAAAAAAAGGGCAACGAAGAAAATACGCACGGCAGGTAGAAAGaccaacaacaaaaaaaagccATCCACAGGGCGCTGCCGTCGAGTCAAGAAACGCAGTGTAGCTGACATATTCTCTTAATCGACGTGTGAATTAGGAATTTACGGAGCATATCCTTTCTTCATACACATTCAAACGAGTGCTTAAAGAGCGAActcgatctcttttctttaccgCCTACACAAACCAGCATCGAGAGATCGCAatggatttattacaaacccGTAACGTCGCTCGCGGACGACGCGCCTATAGAATTCGTCATACCCGGCCATGGGAAAGATTATCTAGATCTCACACACACCATGTTGAGTCTTCGCGTACGCGTAGAATCTTCCCCCCTAGCAGGAGGCGGTACCGCCGCTGGCACCCCCGAGTTCAAAGTAGGCCCTGTAAATCATTTACTGCATCCATGTTCAACCAAAtcgacatatatttcaatcaaaaactcGTGTCACCCCCAAACAACGCTTACGCGTATCGGGCTTACATCAAGGCGTTATGAAATTATTCTTCACCCGCAAAAAACTCCCATCTGACCTCCTGCCTGTGGGACGCGGATACCCCGGACTTAATGGACGCTCTCCTAGAGTCGCAAGCCACGAATCAGGCTCTCGTGAGACGCTCGCGTTACATTCGAGACGGACAGGCGTTAGATCTCATAAGGCATCTTCACTACGACGTTTTTAATCAGGATAAATTCCTAATCAACGGGGTAGAAGTTAGAATGAGGCTCGTTCGCTCGAAAGATTCGTTTTGCCTCATGGAATCTAATTCGGTGTCAAAAATACGCCTTCTAGACGCTAGTCTGCTCGTTAGAAGAGCAAAGATAAGCCCCGGTGTGTTACTCTCGCACGCGAGAATGTTGAGTAAAACCACCGCCAAATATCATCTCACAAAAGTCAAggttaaaacatttacgattCACGCCGGACTCGTAGGAGAATCGatagataatgtaatactCGGACAACTGCCAAAACGTGTAATAGTCGGCTTTGTCGATAACAGAGCGTTTAATGGCGATAGAAAATTGAAtccgtttaatttcaaaaactacggtataaatttcttttctctgtatGCCGATGGTATGCAAATTCCCAGTAGGCTGTTACAACCGAATTTCTCGAAAGACGAAAAGCTTTACGTTGAAGCCTACCACACGCTTTTCTCGGGAACCGGCATTCACTTCTTGAACGAGGGAAATTCTATAAGTAGAGAGGATTATGCCCAGGGCTACACTCTTTTCGCTTTTGATCTTACCCCCGACTTGTCCGCTTATTGCGCCGGACATTGGAATCTCGCGAAACATGGTAGTTTGCGATTAGAAGTGAAATTTGATAAGGCGCTTACCACGACCGTTAATTGTATCGTTTATGCAGAGTTTGACAATATTCTAGAAATAGACTTCTCTCGACAAGTTATCGTCGATTTTGGCGGTTAGGTTTTTATAACGTCAAATTCCCCACCtctactaccactactacgTACATTTTTCCCCAACGTCTGTTTTCTTAAATGACGTGTAAAGCAACGGAAAGAGATTCAGTTTTGTTTGAGACGCGAACGGCGTCGCTTCGTTTGAAAAGAAAGAGCGAGTACTTGGACATAACCATGGATATAGTCATCGATATACAGGGTTTCCGCGATGCCGACGAGAAGTTTATTCCGAAAGAAGTGGCTGTTGTCGCGCTTAACTCCGCAATCATCGGACACTGGATTATGACGCCTCCCTATCCCTTTAACGATTTACCTGAAAAATCGAGACGAGAAAACAACTggctttcgcgaaattatcacGGAATCGAGTGGTTCGATGGCGAAACTGATCTTAAATGTTTCGTAATACAACTGCGAGAAATAACACGTCGAGTGCGCTACATCTATAGCAGGGGGCAAGAAAAGGCCCGCTATCTGAGGCGTCTACTTTCCAGAAACGTATATAATCTAGAAGGAATTTCTCCggcgtttaaaaatttgccgGAAGACAAAGAGAGCGGACATCGGTGCTCTCACCACGGTTTTCGATTTTGCTCTACagacaaatttctttgcgcgTTACGCAACGCCGGCAAATTGAAACGTTGGATAGGCGCTCAAAACACCAGCATGAGTGTAGCATCGTTTCGAGCTGCGATGATCTTTCTCATGAAAATTGGAGCATAAGCGAAAAAGCTGACAGCggcgtttttatgaaaaagaataaaaatctcgatataattcgcaatatcGAGGCGTGGCgtacggaaaaaaaagaagaagaagaagacaagAATTAATCACgtaattacattgcaaaagataTACCGTgtgtaaagaaagaagaatatcCTACCGATAGCAACGCTCAACAAACCATCTCCGCACAATCATTCGAGAACGTCTACTCTACGCGAAAGGAGATAAACCCCTGCGACTctactatacaaataattcctcGCGCACGAGCACCGTCTTGTTACGCGACAAATGAATTCGTTGGAAATCTTATACGCGTTGCATCGTCTCAATGTCAGATATGCGGGAGTCTATCCTGCCGACAGACTACCGAGGGTGTGGACGAGGTCGACAGCCATTGTCGCTAATACAGACGAGCATGATCGCCCCGGAAGACACTGGGTCGCCTTTTACATCGACGAGCACGGTACCGGcacatatttcgatagttaCGGAATCCCGCCACACTTGGATCAACGATTTCATCTGCGACTTCGACGAAATTCCACCACGTATCGATGGAACACCGTGCAGCTACaaggatttttttcgcaaacatgcGGCCAATATTGTTGCGTGtttctttactatttgtcTTTTGGTTACAACCTTGAGCaatttcttcgtcttttcaCCGATGATTATAACCAAAACGACAGACTGATAGTATgcttatatcgcaaaattttttattgtaaaaaaaatgagcaaaCGAAAGTACGTACAAGTACTTGTTGTAATATTCAACgatgtattttcaaaaatttcaaataaaacattttattttatatatttaacatttttcgatgcatgctttgaaataatatttttaaaacgtatTCAGtaagtcaaataaaatatttttatattttgactgtAATGTTCGATTATgtattcttaatattaaaacggtttcaacattaaaatattataatattaaaatgtaattaagtgcttgaaattttaaagaaatgaattttaacaaatatcatcgagcaattgcaaatatctctcaaagtcgatctctcaaataaagattctgatatgaaattaaatcattaatgtattttaattttatacaaaaagtaatcttcatttgaaagatcgactttgaaagatatttgcaattgttcgatgatatttgttaaaattcatttctttaaaatttcaagtacttaattacattatttaaaaattttaaagaaatgaattttaacaaatatcattcagcaattgcaaatatctctcaaagtcgatctctcaaatggagattgttatttgtataaaattaaatcatcaatgtactttaatttcatacaaataacaatctccatttgagagatcgactttgaaagatattcgcaattgctcgataatatctgttaaaattaatttctctaaaatttttaaataatgtacgtatacataataacaaaaagatagcaaataattttagcattaatgattttgtgctttgacttatgtataatatttttttttacattgcctgGATAGCTAAATATtgagctaataattataatttgatactctatttactataatattttaatgctgaaaccgttttaatattaagttatccagccaatataaagaaaaatattatacacaaatcaaagcacaaaatcattaatgctaaaattatctgctatctttttgttattatttatacgtacattatttaaaaattttagagaaaattattttaacagatatcatcgagcaattgcgaatatcttttaaagtcgatctctcaaatgaagaatgttatttttatgaaattaaagtacattgatgatttaattttatacaaacaacaatatCTATTTGAGAGATctactttgagagatatttgcaattgctggatgatatttgttaaaattcatttctttaaaatttttaaataatgtaattaagtatttaaaattttaaagaaatgaattttaacaaatatcatcgagcaattgcaaatatctctcacagtcgatctctcaaatggagattgttatttgtataaaattaaatcatcaatgtactttaattttatacaaacaatatttttgttattatttatacgtacattatttaaaaattttagagaaattaattttaacagatatcatcaaacaattgcgaatatctttcaaaaagtCCGGCGGAATTCAAATAAAGAATGAGGTTTTGCTATCTGCTCGCGCTCCTTGATTCGTGAAAATTTTCGCTTTTCAAGAttctcgtaatttttaaacgcattCTAAGTCAgcaacaaaagtaaaaaactaattgtaagagcTTCAACCGATAAACGTAGATTATACATAccttttttctcccttttctaccttcttcttattcttcttatttctctatttctctttctctctctctctttctctctctctctctctctctctctcttttctttactttttccttctcttactgctcaatttttctctttaatattagataattattatttatttatgtaatatttactcAGAAACAAActgtcaaaatttatatgacaGTTAAGAGTGAAGCAAATCGCAGCTCACAAATAAGATAACCAATCAGTATCGCGAAAAACAGACATTTCAACACTTCGATATATTCTAGTTCGAGGAatcttgctttttttaaaaaaggaatgtatatatatatatatatatatatatatatatatatatatatatatatatatatatatatatatatatgtatatacaacaataaaatttaatttaatttttaaaattatttgtaacggTAAAtagagtataattttattattttattatttattatttttttagtaatatttccAAAGCtcaaatataaagttataaaaattaataaaatatggattAGGTCGAATAAACACTGAGTTAAAGCCTATCCAGATAAACTTGCATAAACGCATAAgcatatatagtatataaggtatttaattggtccatttctttatgcatttttttatggaccaatccatttctttatgcatATAAAGAAACAGTTTCTTGCCATTACCTGCCACAAATGAAACTTATACTAAATGAAAACTTGCGACAAACTGAAAGATATTATGCAATACCCAAACTTGTCAGCAAAAACCTATCTTGTAAATCctaaaaatttatggaattcCTAAAAATCGGTTCCAAAGCTGGTTTCCAATAgatttaatgacaaattttcatacttatattttttaacattttattaaatttctacatgtatttttattaaattattttattttatatacaataataatttgatatattgtgctgtaaaataaagtttataaataatatccaacatatatcatataataatatatacatatatacatattagtgcattcatattatttatttatttatcattaacttcttgaacattataattacttattttatattgtctttgtaattatataatgagaTTTGCTAGATATCTATActtatatttctgaaatttaaatcACAACTAAACATAACTAAATTCTAtttgtaaatcaaatattctCTATACAGAAtccgtttataaaatttaaaaaacttgtacTTGTAATGGttaatttaagcaaatataaaacactggcttgattttaatttatattctctgagaaaagaaataaaataatatatccaaaaaaataacgtatgcaaaaaattcacgttgcaataaacatgaaaaaatggaaaaatgaaaaaaaaataataaaaaagcggGTAAATAAGagaatatgaaaatctcgtaaaataaagaaatctaaaaaaagcgagaaagcgtgaaataaaaaaagtaataaaataaaaatatgtgaaaaaataagaaaaaaaatgagagaatTGCAGATAATTactttgtacttttaaaaaaaaatatatgttaaggCTTGTGCATGAgtggaaaagatttttttaagtagaaaGTAAACACAGctctgaataaatattaataatatttataggcGTATGGCCTaatggattgtgttcgactgGTGAGAAGTAAGAGAGAGTCAATGGTgtagaaatgtgtttatttctttgtcagagagaagtatgtatgtacaggTGTGTGTGTAACGTGAGTGCGCCAGCGGCGCATTCGCGGCGAAGTGTAAGGCCGCGAGTTTTGAATGAAaggtgacgggcgcggtaataTATTACTGGCCGCGTCTGCGTGGTTGGAATCGGGTCCTTAACAGGACGATTCATGCTAGGGTGCATGTTGCATCCGGGCGGCGAGGTTTGCGTTGCGGTGGAGTATGTCTCCGTTGTGCCATGCGCTGCGACCGTCCGGCTCTCGAAGGCGCAAGTGAGTCTGCGAGCCGAGGCGGGAGAGGCCTTCGCATTCGGATGTCCCCTGGAACGTGAGTGTCACGTGGGGGCCGAGTCAACCGGGCACAGAACTCTAAGGGAATTATTTTCCGCTGTAGAGTCTGTGGTGGCGACGGCGATGCTGgtgcgtcagctgaccgtagcTGTACATCCTACGTGAGGTGTGCGGCCAAAGCTGAGGCTGAGTCTCTCGCTTCCGTGCCTTCCCAGGCACTGTGAAAAGTCGAGAAGACTTGCTGGTTGCGCTCTTCGAAGCAGAGCTGTGACTCCGTTCAAGGGCCCTTagtgagagctcgccttgaagcgagtgagtcaggaaagatctgcggagcagctcttttatatctcgtcgatcgaagcttgatcgcgagaaagctcttcaccgcctgcgcagcctggcggtgggtccgcaagcttgtaactggtagaaggcctgcggcgcgtagcggcgccgcggcgtattatgccgCTTCAGTACAGctgtgtggcggtgagccgccacaataTTCATAAAAGGGCCCGAAGGTAACTATAGAGCGGTGACATTATCAACTGATCCAACTGTACTGGAAGTACACaagtattgtaatttatcactGTACTGTTTTATAATAGCTTCGTCGGTGATAGTCATCGGATCGAAAAGAGGTTATTTGATCTGAAAATCCAAATGTCTGCATGTGATAACAATGTGCAGTTTGTTAAAAAGAAGACTGATTTCACGCTATATCCGATATCCTGAATTAACacgaatgtatttaataacatcgtgaagtgcataatttaattctgataCAACGTGacttatatattgtacagtGCATACGTAGTCACTTTTAACGGAAAAGAAGTTCAatgaattaacaataattcttGGTGTTAATTGTTGAATTATATGaacttcaaataaaaaatttattcccaAATATGTGGGCAGACACCATCCTTATTGTATTTATCAGTATATGTACAGCGTTATTGGATAAaggtaaaaaacataaaaagcaatatt
This genomic window from Linepithema humile isolate Giens D197 chromosome 5, Lhum_UNIL_v1.0, whole genome shotgun sequence contains:
- the LOC137000170 gene encoding uncharacterized protein F54H12.2-like; protein product: MDALLESQATNQALVRRSRYIRDGQALDLIRHLHYDVFNQDKFLINGVEVRMRLVRSKDSFCLMESNSVSKIRLLDASLLVRRAKISPGVLLSHARMLSKTTAKYHLTKVKVKTFTIHAGLVGESIDNVILGQLPKRVIVGFVDNRAFNGDRKLNPFNFKNYGINFFSLYADGMQIPSRLLQPNFSKDEKLYVEAYHTLFSGTGIHFLNEGNSISREDYAQGYTLFAFDLTPDLSAYCAGHWNLAKHGSLRLEVKFDKALTTTVNCIVYAEFDNILEIDFSRQVIVDFGG